From the genome of Hydrogenovibrio kuenenii DSM 12350:
ATCAGCTCATATCGCATTGCTAAAATATGCTGATGGTGAGCGTACATATATTATCGCGCCAAAGAACGTGCAGGCTGGTGATGTGATTGAGTCGGGAGAAGCGGTAGCAATTAAAGCTGGTAACGCGCTTCCACTTCGTAACATTCCTGTTGGTACTGTTGTTCATGCTTTGGAAATGCGTCCAGGTAAGGGAGCTCAAATTGCTCGTAGTGCTGGTGCATCTGTTCAAATTGCTGGTCGTGATGGTGCTTACGTTTTGGTTAAGCTTCGTTCTGGTGAGATGCGTAAAATTCTTGCAGAATGTCGCGCAACTATTGGTGAAGTAGGTAACTCTGAGCATGCGCTAAGAAAACTAGGTAAAGCTGGTGCTACGCGCTGGAGAGGTGTTCGTCCGACTGTTCGCGGTGTTGCTATGAACCCTGTTGATCACCCGCATGGTGGTGGTGAAGGTCGTACATCTGGTGGTCGTAACCCTGTTACACCATGGGGTGTTCCTACCAAAGGTAAGAAAACTCGTAGTAATAAGCGTACTGATAATATGATCGTACGTCGTAGAAATAGTAAATAAGGAAGGACAGAATGCCACGTTCAGTTAAAAAAGGACCTTTTGTAGATCATCACCTTGCAAAAAAGGTGACCGAGGCACAAGAATCTGGTAACAAGCGTCCAATCAAAACATGGTCAAGAAGATCAGTTATTCTTCCTGATATGATTGGGCTAACA
Proteins encoded in this window:
- the rplB gene encoding 50S ribosomal protein L2, with amino-acid sequence MAIIKKSKPTSPGRRFVVNIVEPNLHKGKPHSALLEKKSKSGGRNSNGRITVRHQGGGHKQHYRLIDFKRSKDGVPATVERLEYDPNRSAHIALLKYADGERTYIIAPKNVQAGDVIESGEAVAIKAGNALPLRNIPVGTVVHALEMRPGKGAQIARSAGASVQIAGRDGAYVLVKLRSGEMRKILAECRATIGEVGNSEHALRKLGKAGATRWRGVRPTVRGVAMNPVDHPHGGGEGRTSGGRNPVTPWGVPTKGKKTRSNKRTDNMIVRRRNSK
- the rpsS gene encoding 30S ribosomal protein S19 — translated: MPRSVKKGPFVDHHLAKKVTEAQESGNKRPIKTWSRRSVILPDMIGLTIAVHNGKEHIPVYVSENMVGHKLGEFSMTRTYRGHAADKKAKR